The window ATGGCAATAGGAAAGGCAGGAGCTAAAAACGCCGCTTTTTATGCCGCAAGAATTATAGCGCTACAAAACAGAACTGTAAAAAAGAAGCTTGTTAAATATATCTCTGATATGAAAGAAGAAGTTAGGAAAAAAGATCTTCTCATTAAAAAAAAGAAATAATTTTTTGAATTAAATCTTCCCCCATTTTTCTCCTTACTATTCAGAAAAATAAGGGTCAAGAATGTCTCTGAGATTCTCACCCAATATATTGAAGGCAAGAATTGTCAAAAAAATTGCAGCTGAAGGAAAGAGTATCAAATAAGGATAAAAACTGAGCGATGACCAACCTTCATTGGCAAGAGTCCCCCAACTTGAAAAAGGGGGAGCAATTCCCAAGCCAAGAAAACTCAAGGAAGATTCAGCCAATATAACCTGCGGGATTCTGAAGGTTGCTGTTACAAGAAGGGCATTGAGCGTTTGTGGTAGAATGTGAATAAAAATCTTTCTCATCCGTCCTGCCCCAACCATCTCTGCGGCTTCTACAAATTCCTGATGTTTTACCCTCAAAAACTCCCCTCTCATAATTCTTGCCACATTTACCCAGCTTACAAGTGATAAGCTGATTACAATCCCCCCAATGCCTCTTCCAATCATTATTGAAATCAAAATTATTACGAGAAGGTCAGGAATACAGTAGATTACATCAACAATTCTCATTAAAACAGAATCCACTCTCCCGCCGCTAAACCCTGCCACAGCACCATATAGAGAACCAAATAAAACGGCAATCAAAGATGATATCAATGCAACTGAAAGAGATACCTGTGCTCCATAGAGAATTCTGCTAAATAAATCTCTGCCCAATCTGTCTGTGCCAAACCAATGCTTGGCAGAAGGCCCTTGAAGAAGCGCTTTTGTATCCTGAAAATCGTATGAATAGGGCGCAATCCAATCTGCAAATAGTGCTGTAAGAGATATTAAAACTACGAATATCAAAGATGCCAAGAAGATCTTTTTTGATAAAATTTTTTTAATCATAAAGATTGCATCTCTCTTCTAAGTTTTGGTTCTAATAAAAGATAACAAATATCAACAGCAAAATTCGCAAATACCAAGATTACAGAATAGACAATCGTTATACCCATAATTAGAGGATAATCTCTATTCGTTACGGCAAGAACAAAGAATTTCCCCATTCCGGGAATCGAAAAAATCTCCTCAACAATGAATGAACCTGTAACCAATCCTGCCAAAAGAGGCCCAGTTATGGTTATTACAGGCATTATAGAATTTGGAAGAATATGTTTTAAAAAAAGCTTGAATTCATCTACTCCCTTAGCCCTTGCCGAAAGAACATAATTGCTATTGTAAATTTGAAGTATGCTTCCTCTCAAAAGTCGTGCAATATATGCCGCAGGTGCAAGGGCAAGTGTTAAAGCAGGCATTATGACATATTGTGCACCTTCCCATAGTGCAGGAGGAAAAATTTTTAATTTTTCAGAAAAAATAAGAATAAAAAAAGATGCGACAACAAAGCTTGGGAAAGATACTGAAAGTGATGAAAAAAATTGAACAGCATAATCAAGAAATTTTCTAACCTTCCATACCGAAAGTATGCTTCCCAAAAAACCTAATAGGAGTGCAAGCACAAATGCTAATAGCCCAAGAGAAGCTGAAACAGGCAGAGCATCTTTTATTATTTCATTTACCGAGCGACCCAAGTATTTATAAGAGGGTCCAAAATCGCCGGTAGAAACAGACAAAAGATAATCAAGAAGCTGCTTATGCACAGGCAAATCAAGTTTGAATTTTTTTTCTATATTTGCCTTAATCTTGTCGGGAAGGGTTTTTTCCTTATCGAAAGGTCCACCGGGGACTGAATGCATTATGGCAAAAGAAATGACAATTACAGCGATCACTATCAATGCGCTTGTAAAAAATCTTTTCATTACGAATTTATACATTCTCCTTATCTCTTCTTCAGTCTATTAAAATAAAAAATGTCGAGAGGATTGAATCCCTTTGTTGAAAGAGTAGGTCTTACAAGAAGGTTTTTCGTTCCTGTAAAAAGAGGAATAATAGGCACATCTTCTTCACAAAGAATCTTTTGTGCTTCATCATAAATTTTTTTCCTGACACTTATATCATCAGTCAAAACAGCCATCTCGACAAGCTCATCATATCTCTTGTTTTCCCATCCTGTATTATTATTGCCGCTTGACGATGTAAAGAGGCGCATAAAATTGTCAGGATCAGGAAAGTCAGCTCCCCATCCAAGTCTGAAAATTGGAGGAGCGCCTTTTTTCAGTCTCCCAAGATAAACTTTCCATTCGAGGTTGTCCAATGTTACTCTGATATTTAAATTTTTCGAAAGCTGAGCCTGAATATTTTCAGCTACTATCAAATTTTCAGGAGATGAATTGAATGAAATTGCAACCTGCGGAAATCCTTTCCCCTTTGGGAATCCTGCTTCAGCAAGCAATTTTCGTGCCTTTTCCGGATCAAAGGATATTCCTATATTCTTGTTATAACCTAACATTCCGGGTGGTATCCATGAGTTTGTAGGAATTTCATTGCCCCTCAAAGCATTTACTATTTCTCTCTTATCGATTGCATAAGCAATAGCTTTTCTCACAAGAGTATTATCAAAAGGGAATTTGCGAGTATTGAAACCATAATAGTATCCTCGATATATAGGAAAGGATATAAAATCTTTTCTTTTCTTCATTTTAGAAACTGCAATTGAAGGCACATTCGCAACATCCAAAATCCCTGTTTCATAAAGGAGAAGAGCAGTGTTTGGCTGATTGACGATAAACAATACTACCTCATCAAATCCCATCTCTTCTGATTTATATTGAGGATTTTTTTTTAGAATAATCTTATAATCATGCTCCCATTTTGACAGCAAATATGGTCCTGTTACTTCCATCTTTCCAGCCTCAGCCCACTTATCTCCATATTTTTTTACCAAATCCTCTCTCATTGGGAATGTGACCATAAAAGCAGTTAGATAGGGAAAAAAGGACAAAGGGCTCTCAAGCTCAACCTCTAAGACTTTATCAGATATTGCTCTTACTCCAAGAAGATTTGGATTGGAAATCTTTCCAGAATTGTAGTCAGCAGCGTTTTTTATATCATAGAGGAAATAAGCATATTCTGCCGCTGTCTGAGGAGACAAGAGTCTTCTCCAAGAATAGACAAAATCCTGTGCTCGCACTGCTTTCCCATCACTCCAACAGGCATCATCTTTTATATAAAACCTAAATTTTGTAAATGTATCATTTGATTCCCACTTCCAAGCCAAAGCCGGTATAAGATTCAT of the Candidatus Schekmanbacteria bacterium genome contains:
- a CDS encoding ABC transporter permease, which produces MIKKILSKKIFLASLIFVVLISLTALFADWIAPYSYDFQDTKALLQGPSAKHWFGTDRLGRDLFSRILYGAQVSLSVALISSLIAVLFGSLYGAVAGFSGGRVDSVLMRIVDVIYCIPDLLVIILISIMIGRGIGGIVISLSLVSWVNVARIMRGEFLRVKHQEFVEAAEMVGAGRMRKIFIHILPQTLNALLVTATFRIPQVILAESSLSFLGLGIAPPFSSWGTLANEGWSSLSFYPYLILFPSAAIFLTILAFNILGENLRDILDPYFSE
- a CDS encoding ABC transporter permease — translated: MYKFVMKRFFTSALIVIAVIVISFAIMHSVPGGPFDKEKTLPDKIKANIEKKFKLDLPVHKQLLDYLLSVSTGDFGPSYKYLGRSVNEIIKDALPVSASLGLLAFVLALLLGFLGSILSVWKVRKFLDYAVQFFSSLSVSFPSFVVASFFILIFSEKLKIFPPALWEGAQYVIMPALTLALAPAAYIARLLRGSILQIYNSNYVLSARAKGVDEFKLFLKHILPNSIMPVITITGPLLAGLVTGSFIVEEIFSIPGMGKFFVLAVTNRDYPLIMGITIVYSVILVFANFAVDICYLLLEPKLRREMQSL
- a CDS encoding peptide ABC transporter substrate-binding protein, which translates into the protein MNFFFYKEKDCSLKKRFKASLYKFISILLLPSSLFFSCSRSEDFTQKRILKVSVSSEPPTLDWNLATDNVSFTIINNLMEGLTKFDERMNLIPALAWKWESNDTFTKFRFYIKDDACWSDGKAVRAQDFVYSWRRLLSPQTAAEYAYFLYDIKNAADYNSGKISNPNLLGVRAISDKVLEVELESPLSFFPYLTAFMVTFPMREDLVKKYGDKWAEAGKMEVTGPYLLSKWEHDYKIILKKNPQYKSEEMGFDEVVLFIVNQPNTALLLYETGILDVANVPSIAVSKMKKRKDFISFPIYRGYYYGFNTRKFPFDNTLVRKAIAYAIDKREIVNALRGNEIPTNSWIPPGMLGYNKNIGISFDPEKARKLLAEAGFPKGKGFPQVAISFNSSPENLIVAENIQAQLSKNLNIRVTLDNLEWKVYLGRLKKGAPPIFRLGWGADFPDPDNFMRLFTSSSGNNNTGWENKRYDELVEMAVLTDDISVRKKIYDEAQKILCEEDVPIIPLFTGTKNLLVRPTLSTKGFNPLDIFYFNRLKKR